The Pseudomonadota bacterium genome includes the window CGATCTCTTTGCGCAAGAGCGCGCGGGAATTGTCGCGTCCGACCTGACCGAGCGCCAACCCGCGGATCACGATCGTCAGTGTCTGGCTGCCCGCGATCCCGCCCATGCTCGCGACCACCGGCATCAGGATCGCGAGCGCCACGATCTTTTCGATGGTCGCTTCGAAATGGCCGATTACCCAGGCGGCCAGCAGCGCCGTGACCACGTTGACCCCGAGCCACAGAGCCCGCCGTGGGGCGGTGACCGTGATCGGCGCGAATATGTCGTCCTCTTCGTCCAGACCCGCGAGGCTCATGAGCGAGTGATCGCCTTGCTCGCGGATCACGTCCACCACATCGTCGATCGTGATCCGCCCGACCAATCTGCCCTGGGTATCCACCACAGGCGCCGATAAGAGGTCATGCTGCTCGAAGCGCTTGGCCACCTCGGATGCCGGAAGATGGGCCGGGATCGCCGGAAGCCCCTGCGTCATCACCTCTCCGACGGTGCGTTCCGGGCCGTGGATCAGGAGGGTGGTGAGCGGTAACACACCTTGATATCGATTGTCCCGATCCACGACCATCAAGCTGTCGGTCTTATCCGGGAGATCGGCGCGCCAGCGTAGATAGCGCACCACGACGTCCAGGTGAACGTCGCTGCGCACGGTGATGGTGTCGATGTTCATGAGACCACCGGCCGTGTCTTCGGGGTAGGACAATACCGAGGCGATCCGCGCACGATTCTGCTCGTGCATGGAACGTAACACGCGCTCTGCAAGCGTTTCCGAAAGGCCTTGGAGAAGGTCGGCCGCATCGTCGGTCTCGAGCGCTTCCGTGACGGCCGTGAGTTGGGCCGGGTCCATGTCCTCGAGCAGGCTCGCGCGCACCGCGTCCTGGGCATGGGATAGGACCGCGCCCTGGCGTTCCGATGGGATCCGAGTCCATACCTCGGCGCGCCGCTCGCTCGGCAGCGATTCCAGTAGATCCGCGATCTCGGCAGGGTGCAGGTCCGACAGACCGGCGCGAACGCGCGCGAAATCACCCTCCGCCAGCGCACTCTG containing:
- the mgtE gene encoding magnesium transporter — encoded protein: MTDFAEPPEHLRSILQSALAEGDFARVRAGLSDLHPAEIADLLESLPSERRAEVWTRIPSERQGAVLSHAQDAVRASLLEDMDPAQLTAVTEALETDDAADLLQGLSETLAERVLRSMHEQNRARIASVLSYPEDTAGGLMNIDTITVRSDVHLDVVVRYLRWRADLPDKTDSLMVVDRDNRYQGVLPLTTLLIHGPERTVGEVMTQGLPAIPAHLPASEVAKRFEQHDLLSAPVVDTQGRLVGRITIDDVVDVIREQGDHSLMSLAGLDEEDDIFAPITVTAPRRALWLGVNVVTALLAAWVIGHFEATIEKIVALAILMPVVASMGGIAGSQTLTIVIRGLALGQVGRDNSRALLRKEIAVGICNGILWASVVGLVAANWFKDAGLGAVIALALITNLLAGALAGTLIPLTLKRLGIDPALAGGLFLTTVTDVVGFTVFLGLATLFLI